GAACTCCTCGATTGGGATACTTGCCTGCATATCATAAAATGCGCAGACCGTTTCCCAGGGCATCAGGTATGCCTCGTTTTTTTGCCCGACGCCGCGAAACTCGACCGCAAGAAATCCTTTGCGACCGGTATATTTGAGAAAACCTGAGATGTTGTCGATCTGATGTACGCCGTCTTTGTCTTTGTGGAAGTTGCTGGAAAACGACAGCCGTTTTCCTTTCAGCGACTTGCACTCGATCGCAAGATAATGCGCAGGGTCCAGAGAGTCAACGATGATGTCAACGTACTGGGCATTGAAGCGTGCCTGTTTGAGGCGGTAGGCAAATCCCTTCATCCGGTGTTCGGTAAAATACCGGTTCACGCAGTTGACCACAGTACGCTCGAAATCATTTGCCATTTCTTTTCTTCATGTTTCGTCTGAGAGATGATGAACTTTTATAGCGGTACAGGCTCTACATGAACGGTATGCTTGACGGACGTGTACGAAAAAATATCAGACCGGGAACTGCGGTGGCAGTGGTGTTAAAGGCTGATCAGCCGACCGGTGCTTTAACATGGGGGAGGGTTGCAGAAATTCTCACGAACTCGTCCACGCATCCGCATGGAATCAAAGTGCGGCTCACGAACGGACAGGTCGGCAGAGTCCAGCAGATTTACGATGATGAATAACGACAGGCTTCACTCGTCGCTGCTCCGCCCAGGACTCGCATGATTTCGTAACAGCTCCGCCCACGGAAAAACGGATCACACGGAAAAACGCACGGAAAAAAACATCACGGAGTAGACGTGAACAGCACGGAAATAAATTTTTTAAAATTGCGGTGTGATACCATAAAAAATCACATGATCTTTTTTTGAAAAAATCTTGAAGAAATATTTTTGCAACATTTTTATTTTCAAATTCCGTGCTGTTCACGTCTGCTCCGTGATGCTTTTCTGTGAAACTCCGTGTGTTCCGTTTTTCCGTGGGCGGAGCAAAACGTGCGTGTGAAGCAGAACATGCGTCACAAAATAAAAAAAAGAATTTTTTTTCAATCACACAAACGTGATGTCAAAGAAGAACTTGCCTATCGGCTCATCCTCCCACGACCGCTTGTACTCGGCAGCGAACTCATACGTTCCTGCTTTCTCTGCAGTGACATACCACTCATAGAAACCGCCAACACCGACCATAGTCGAGCCCGGTATTGCAGAAGACACAAAGGTCGAGTTCAGCACTTTCAGCTGCGTGTCATTGGTGATCGTCCACTCATAGCCGGTAGTCGGATTGCCTTCGGTCACAACCTTCACTACTTCGCTGGCAGCCGGATTAACTTTCCCGGTGAATGCAACGGAAAGCAGAGGAACATCTGACGGAGTGGTGGTTGGATCAACAAAGATCAGATCCTGGGTAAAGGTCTCAAGAGGAGTCTCATTCTCCCACGACCGCTTGTACTCAGCAACGAACTGATAGGTTCCTGCTTTATCCGCAGTGATCGTGAAGATATCATTTCCTCCGGAGCCTGCAATACCCTCCTCGACCGGCGTTGCTTCATAAGTCTGGTTAATCACAAGACCAGAAACATCAGCTGCAATCCATCCATAACCGGTAGTCGGATTCGATGGCAGAATGAACTGAATCTTATCATTTGCCGGAATAACAGTGCCGAACTTATCAACCATTACTGTTGTTACCTGCTCAGACGACGGCGTCGGAGTAGGAGTTGGAGTTGCCGAACCGCTGTCAGTACCGATGCATCCTGCCGCGAGGACGCAAGCGGCAACGACAACCAGCATAACAAATAAAATGCCGAATTTTCTCATAAGTAGGAATATGACCCTATCATATATCAAGATTAGGAGGAATTGATTAACCAGCAGCTGCCCCAACTCCATACAACTATATCACCTCCCTGCAAACACTATTCAGCAATATTTCGCTAAGGTAATTTTACCTGACAACGGAGATCAGAAATGGAACTACCCGGAGGACCAACACAACCGGAAGTGATGGCCGTATCACTTGCAAAACTCGGCGTGCGGCCTGGCGACACAGTCGCTGACATCGGCTGCGGAACGGGAACGGTAACCAAAGAACTTGCAAACCTTGCCGGTCCCTCCGGCCACGTGTATGCGGTCGACCGCAGAGCTCTCGCAATCGCCTGCACCAAAGAGACCTGCGAGGGAATGGCGACAGTTGAAACGGTCGAAGGAGAAGCAATGGAGTTTCTCTCCTCTTCCCGCAAAAAAATCGACTGTGCCTTCTGCGGAGGAAGCCGCGACATTGCCGAGATCATCACCAGACTTGATGCTGACGGATGCAGAAGCATTGTCGTGAACGCGGTTTTGATCGAAACCGCAGTTGAGGCGATGCATACTATGCAGAGTCTTGGAATATTTCAGGAAGCCGTTCACTTACAGATCTCCAGATCCTACGAACTTGTGGAGCGCATTATGTTCAAACCAATAAACCCCATCTATATCATCCACGGAGGCCGCGAATGCTGACCGCAGTCGGCCTTGGCCCCGGAGACGCAGATCTCCTGACACTCAAAGCCGTCAAAATTCTTCAGGAAGCTGACACCGTATTTGTTCCGGGCGGTATCGCCTGCGAGCTGGTCAGACCCTACGCGAAAAATATCGTGACCCTTGAGTTTCCCATGACCCGTGATGAATCGGTCATCACCGAGTGCATGTGCCGTAACGCAGAAAAGATCGCGTCCACAGCAAAAACCGGCAAAGCGGTCTTCGGTCTGATCGGTGACCCAAACTACTACTCAACATTCTCCCGTCTTGCCGAGATGGTGAAAGAGTCCTACCCGGGTCTTGAAGTGGAAACAGTTCCCGGCATCAGCTCCATCACCGCAGTCGCGTCCCATGCAAAAATTCCCGTGAACGGCGCGTTCCTGGTAACTGACGGCCCGACCGCACCTGCCACAAAAATTCTGATGAAGGTAACAAAACCCAAAGAGGTTGCAGGCCTGCTGGAGGCTGAAGGCTACAATGACTTCATCGTGGTTGAGCGGATGTATATGGAAGGCGAACGCGTTCATCGCGGAACTCTGCCGGAAAAGACCAACTACTTCTCGATCATGATTGCGAGGAAGGTATGAAGTACTACATTGTCGGCGCAGGATGTGGCGATCCGGGTCTTATCACCGTCAAAGGAATGGAGCTGCTCAAACAGGCCGACGTTCTCATCTATGCAGGCTCTCTCGTAAATCCTGAACTGGTAGCACAGTCGCCTGCCTCCCTCAAACTCGACTCATGGGGCATGAAGCTTGAAGAGATAACATCCGTTATCGCAGAAAATGTTCGCGCCGGAAAATTTGTCGTGCGGCTGCATTCTGGAGATCCGGCAATTTACGGTTCGATCGTGGAACAGATCGCACCTCTTGAAGAGGAGGGCATTCACGCAGAAATTATTCCCGGCGTCTCTTCCATGTTTGGCGCGGCAGCCGCGTTGCAAACTGAGTACACCCTTCGCGGCGTCTCAGAGTCGGTGATCGTCACGCGTTCTGCCGGCCAGACACTGGACGCAGACCAGCTTGCCGAACTTTCCGCCCACGGAACAACGATGGTGATCTTCTTGTCCACCGGCCACATCGACTCGGTGATGCAGAAGCTCAAACGTCCGGCAGACACACCGGTTGCCGTCGTCTATCATGCCTCCTGGCCTGACCAGAAGATTGTCCGCGGAACGATTGCAACGATCGCAGAAAAAGTTCACGAGGAAGGCATCGAACGCTCCGCTCTCATCATCGTGGGAGACGTTGTAAAAGGAATCAAAGCTGCCTACACCAACTCACACCTCTACGGATGACTACTGCTGTTGTTGTTCTGGACCGGTTTTTTTCTTCAGGAGAAAAAATCGCGAAACATCTTGAAGCAGAGCTGGTGCCGTACAGGGAAAACGTGTTCGCCGAACTCTATACCAGTGTGGACGTAATCGTTGCCGTGATGTCAGCAGGCATTGCGGTTAGAGGATGCGCATCCCTCTTGACCGACAAATGGCATGACCCGGCAGTTGTCGTGGTGACGCCTGACCTCAAGTACGCGATACCGGTTCTCGGCGGTCATCACGGCGGCAATCTCTGCGCAAAACGTCTTGCAGAGATCGGAATTGAACCAGTCATCTCAACCGCGACCGAGACGCTTGGCAGGCCGTCGGTTGAAGAGACCGCACGGCTCGAAGGCCTTGCAGTCGTCAACCGCTCCTCAACCCGCGAGGTGAACGGCGCGATCCTTGACGGTGAAGTTCCGATCGTGCGGGTGAATCCTCCGCACATCGTCATCGCAAATCCGGGAGTATCGGTCCTCGTCAACAACTCACCCTACGTGATCGGTATCGGCTGCCGGCTTGGCACAACCGCTGAAGAAATCCTCGCAGCAATCGATTCCGCATGCAAAACCGCGGGGATTCCGCTTGCGGACGTGAAAATTTTTGCAACAACCGTAAAAAAATTTCATGAGGCAGGACTTCATGAGGCTGTCAGGTCCTTATCCGGCAATCTCATCTTTTTAGATGACGAAACAGTTAACGCACAAGTACCGCAAACTCCGTCTCGCGCGGAGATGCTCGGACTTGCGGGCGTTGCAGAACCTTGCGCTCTGGCGCTCGCAAAGTCAGGAACTCTGATACTGAACAAGACCGTCTATGGCCGCGTCACCATTGCCATAGGACAATAATAATCATGGGAACTCTCTGGATCGTAAGCTCAGGACCCGGAAGTCTGCAACAACTGACTCCGGCCGCAATCAAGGCAATCGCCACAGCCGATGTGATCATCGGCAACGCGTTTTACCTCGAGATGCTTGAACCGCTCATAAGGAATAAACAGGTCATCAGAAGCTCGATGGGAAAAGAGGTTGACCGCGCAAAAGAAGCCGCACGCCTTGCAGCAGACCATAATGTGGCAATGATTACCGGCGGAGATGCCGGCGTCTACGGTATGGCAAGCATCGTGCTCGAAGTTGTTGAGCATGAGTTCCCGAACACCGATGTTGAGGTGATTCCGGGAGTAACCGCGGCTACTGCGGCTGCTTCACGTCTCGGCTCACCGCTTTCCGGAGATTATGTAACCCTCAGCCTGTCGGATCTGTTAACACCCTGGGAGATGATTGAAAAGCGGCTGAACCTCGCGTTCCAGATGGGCGTGCCGGTCGCACTTTACAATCCAAAGAGCAGGGGACGACCGCTGAATCTTGGAAAAGCGATCAACATTGCCATGCAGTACCGCTCGCCCGAGACACCGGTCGGTGTGGTGAAGAATGTGTTCCGGGACGGCGAAGAGGCGTTCTGCGTAACACTTGCATCGCTTGGTGAAAATGATGAACTGGTTGATATGCACTCGATTTTAATCATCGGCGGCGAAGAAACCAGATTCTGGGAGGATAACGGAGATGTCAAAGGAATTATTACACCCCGCGGTTACCACCGAAAGTACGTATACTGATATCGGCGCTGATACGCCGGAGGGATTTTCGATCTCTTCGCGCAGCAGAAGTCTGGCGCGTGAGATGGTTGGCAATGCAACGCCAGAAGACCGTATTCGTCAGAGATGTTCGATTGCTGTCGGCGACTGGGCAATGGCGGATCTTCTGCGGTTCGACAATGATCCAGTCTCCGCAGGTCTTGCGGCGATCAAATCAGGTGCCCCGATCTTCACCGACATCAGAATGGTTCTGACCGGCATTCAGAAGCGCGGTCACTCATGCAGCGTGGAGTGCGCGCTGGATTACGGCGCTGATATCTCGGAGAGACTTGGCATCACCCGCAGTTCGGCAGGATTCGTTGCTCTGAAAGACCGACTGGCAGGTTCAGTTGTGGTGATTGGAAATGCGCCGAGCGCTCTTCTGACGGTCTGTTCGTTTGTGGATGAGGGCATATGTCCGGCACTGATTGTGGGAACCCCGGTCGGGTTTGTGAATGCGGCAGAGTCAAAGGAGATTCTCCGCACGAAAAACGTGCCGTCAGTCTCAAACGTTGGCACCCGCGGCGGAACACCGATCGCGGTTGCGTCGCTGAATGAAATTATTACGATGTTTGCAGAACAGCAGAAATGATCGATCCGGTAAGTGGTTTTCCCTATCCTGAGGCATGGGTTGCAAAATGTGACGAGCCCGCGGCCCTCAAACTTGCCGAGAGCGGCTTTGGGGTTCTGACGGCGAACGGAACGGTGCTCCGCCGCGGGTTTACGACCGGAACAACTGCTGCGGCCGCTGCGTTTGCTGCGGTCGCGTCACTTCGTGGAGAGAGTATCACCGAGGCAGAGATTACTCTTCCCTGCGGAGTTACAGCAAACGTTCCGACAAAGGGACGCAATGGATGCGGTGAGGCGCGAAAGTTTGCCGGTGATTATCCTGATGATATCACGGCAGGTATTCTCATTTGTGCCGAGGCAAAGCCTGCTGACGCAACGACGCTCATTGCGGGAGAAGGCATCGGCAGATTCAGCCGCTCAACTCCCCGCTACGCAGAAGGTGAACCTGCAATCAGCCCTCAGGCGCGTGATGAGATTTTGTCGGCGATCGAGTCAGGATGTCGCGCGGCAGGCATTGCGGCAGCAGAAGTTCTGCTGACGATTCCTGACGGACGACGTATCGGTGCCCTGACGCTGAATCCAAAAGTCGGCGTGCTTGACGGCATCTCAGTTGTCGGAACGACGGGTTTTGTCGAGCCATGGGATGATCATCTGACCGAGACGCTTGCCGAGCGGATCTCGGCTGCTGAACGTGTGGTGATTACGACCGGACGGACCGGTCTGCGGTTTTCGCGCCTGCTGTTTCCAGAGTACGAGGTGGTGCTTGCGGGTTCAAAGATCAGTGAAGCGCTTGCCGCGGCAGAGGGATGCCAAAACGCTGTCATCTGTGGACTGCCAGGTCTGATTCTCAGATTTTTCGATTCCAAGACTGCGACCTCGCGGGGATTTGCAACTGTTGAGGAGCTGATGGCGTCATCCGCAGGGTCTGTGGCACTTTCTGCTGAGGTGGCGGATGCGAAAGTACGATATCCGCATCTGCGAATTGTGATTATTGATCGGGCAGGAACAGTCCTGATCGATTCGGAGGAGGAATCATGATTATTGTCGGAGTAGGGGCAGGAACCGGCATGCTGACCGAAGAGGGGATTGCAAAAATTCGTGCGGCGAAGTTGATCTATGGGTCCGACCGGGCGATTGAGCTGGCAAAACCGTACACAGCAGCTGACACGGAAGTGATTGAGATAACCGACTACAAGGCTCTCCGCACGCTTCCTGAGGGCGCGGTTATTTTGTCGACTGGTGACCCGCTTATGGCAGGACTCGGGTATCTGCCTGGCGAAGTAATCCCGGGAATTTCTTCGATGCAAGTAGCATTTGCACGGTTGAAGGCGTCATGGACGAATGTCGCGGTAGTGAATGCGCATGGGAAGAGTCATGCGTCAGCGATTTCTCGTGCGGTAGCCGATGCGGCGGCAGGCCATTCGGTGTTTGTGATTGCAGACCCGGACTTTTCGGTTGCCGAACTTGCCAAGGCGCTCACTGCGGTGTCTGCTGATATGCGGATTGCGGTCTGTGAGGATCTTGGCTATTCGTACGAGCGCGTCGCTGAAGGGACAGCTGCCCAGCCGCCGGAAGTGCGGAGTAAGCTGTTCTGCGTGGTTATCGGGTACTGATTTTTTTTGGTCTCGTTTGGAAAGAAACGCGAATAACGCGAATAAAAAATCGCCAATGGCGATTTTTAAAATTTACAAAAATAATTCATTTTCATCCAGATGGCTCCGGTATGAAACACACAGACAATTTATTTTTTGAAAAATTGTCATTGGTGATTTTTTTTATTCGCGCTATTTCGCGAAGCTGCGAAGCAGTGAGCACGACGGAACGACGTGCAAAGCGGTGAGCCTGCCTTCGGCATGCGATTCGCGCTATTCGCGTTTCAAAAATCACGCCGCGTAAAATCCTATTAAAAAAAATCGGAGGAAAAACCTCCACAAAAAAATTTAGAGCCAGGAAGAAACCAGCTCTTCCGCTTTCGTCAATGCTGCCGGAACTGCTAAAGCGTCCACGCCAGCTCCCTGAGCAAGACTCTCCTTTCCGCCGCCCTTGCCGCCAAGAACAGCACAGACCTCAGAGACCAGCTTACCGGCATTCACCTTCTCAGGAACACCAGACGACGCCACAACACCAACACCATCAGCTGTTGTGATCAGAACCGCAACACCGCCGCGGCTCGCAACCGCGCCCGCAACCGTCACCAGCTCCTTTCTTGAAACATCCACCTGCTTCACCACCACCTCAACACCTGACATCATCACGCCCTCAAGGCGGGAAAGCTCAAGCTCAGCAATCTTCGCACGCAGACGCTCAATCTCCTTACGCTGTTCCTTCCACTCAGAGAAGAACCGCTCAACCGAACCCGGCAGATTCTCAGTCTGCACCGACAGCGTATCAGCAGACGTTGCAAGCAGCGTCTGGAGATGCTGCATCGCATCAAGCGCCGCAAACCCTGCCGCAAACTCAATACGCTCAACACCATCCTGAATATGCTCAAGCCGCAGAAGCTTCACCGGCCCGATCTCGCCCGTACTCTGACAGTGCGTACCCGCACACGCCTGAACCTCAGCGCCCATCTGGACAACCCGCAGCTCCTTTCCTGGCGGCACACCGCCCTGATACAAAGCAAACCCGAACTTCTGCTCAGCTTTTGTTCGCGGCTCAACCTTAATCATAACCGGCAGATTCTCCATCACCAGCCGATTCGCCACAATCTCGATTTTCTTCAGCTGCTCAGACGTAATATGCGTATAATGCCTGATATCCAGACGCGCCGCATCGGTCGAAAGCTGAGATCCTGCCTGATGCACATGAGGACCAAGAACCTCCTTTGCCGCACGCAGAATAACGTGAGTTCCTGAGTGGTGACGCATCAGCGCCCAGCGCCGCTCCTCGTCAACGACGCCCTTAATACGGTCGCCGCGTTTCAGACCAGGACCGTGAACCTTGTGCAGAATCACCTCGCCTGACTTCACCACCTCATCAACCCGAACCATCACATCTGTACTGACAAAAGTACCGGTATCAGACGGCTGACCTCCGCCTTCGGGATAGAACAGCGTGTGATCCAGAATCACATACTCATCAATTGCATCAATGATGGTCGCCTCAAACTCCATATCGCTTGGACGCTCATAGTAGCTCTTGCGGGTCGGCGGAAGAACCGCGATCCGTTCTGCATATTTCGCGAGCGGAGACTCAGGCTTCTCTCCCTCATTCTCCGAGTGCATCTCTGCAATCCGGGAGTCGAAGTCGTCAGGAATCTCAAACTCTGCACCAGCTTCGGAGAGAATTTTCTTCATCAGCTCAACCGGAATACCATGCGAATCATACAACGTGATAAGCTCATCGAGTGGAACCGGCTGGCTCTTTTTCACATAGTTCTGGCCGACGCGCTGAACCGTGCGGGTTCCGCGTTCGATCGTTGCATCGTACTTCTCAACCTCGCGGCTGATGATCTCGCGAACGATTGCGGGTTCCTGCTCAAACTGGGCAAGACCGATCTTTTCCATCTGTGCAACAATCAAGTCGCCCAGATCTTCGTCCACGCCTGCTTCCTGCATCATTCTGATGCTGCGGCGAAGTACGAGCCGTGCGAGGTATCCTTCGCGGACGTTGGACGGAACGATCAGGTCGCCGAGCATGTAGGCAAGGCAGCGGGTGTGATCACAGAGAGCATAGATGTTCTCCATGGGAACAATGATCTCCTCGAGTTTTGTGAGAGAGACATTGGCTGCGTCTGCAACCTTCTGCCGGAGATCGCGGATTTTTTCTCCGCGAATGTCCATGAGTCCGGCAAACTTGGCGTTCATGCCAAGAATTGCGGCAACTTCGGGGTTGTCGAGCGTGTCCTCCATGCCGGCAGAGTTCAGCAGCCGCGGAATCATTTCCGGGAAGACTGCGTCGTAGGCGGTAGGTGTTCCCTGCGATGCCCAGGCGAACCGTTCCAGACCGTATCCGGTATCCACGATTCGAAGCGGCATTTCGTAGTAGTCTTTGCCGTCAATCATGACCTGGGGTTTGCCGGAGTTTTTGCGGGACAGGTTCATGAAGACAAGTGTTGCGACTTCGAGTCCGCCCATGAGGACTTCGACGCTTGCACCTGCATTTCCTCCGCCGAACCAGGGGTTTTCCTTGAAGGTGAGGTTGTTTAAGTCGCCGCCGATTGATTCGATGAAGCCGCTGCACAGTTCTACGCAGCGGTCTTTCCAGTAGATGGTATTTTCGTCGGTGTTAAACGCGTGATGTGCCATCATCTCAAAGCAGGTGAAGTGGCGGCCTGACCGTCCGACGTTGTCGAGGTCGTTTAACCGGATACACGGCTGGGAGATGGTTAAGGGGTTTGCCGGAGGAGGGCAGACTCCGCTCGTCACGTACGGCTGGAAGTCGGCGATGGATGCGATAGTTAAGTAGATGTCATCACGCCACCGTGCGGCTACTGGGTATCTGCCGACGCGAGTATGACCGTTTTTTTCGAAGAAGGAGAGGTATGCCTCGCGCATCTCTTCAACGGTGTGCTTTTTGAACAGGGGGTTGCCGATGAACTGATATGGTTCACAGGGGGCGTCACCACAGATCTCACGTTCCGGGTCCCGTGTCCAGAACGGCATTCCGCATTTTTTACAGATTTTGCGGACAAATCCTTCCCGCTTGAAATATTCAAGCTGATATTCATTCTCAAGCATGAAGAACCACTACCGAGTTTGGTAACCACTATAGGTTAGTGTGGAGGTGAGATAATAATTCGCTTCGGAAATGTGTTCTGCTTTTAAACCAGAGTTGTTCACGATTCGTCTGTTTTTCGTCTTACGTTCTGCTCCGCCCACGGAACACACTGAACGCATGCCTTCGGCCTGCTTACTGCTTCGCAGGAACACACGGAAATCTCACAGAAAAAAACATCACGGAGCAGACGTGAACATCACGGAATTTGAAAATAATAATGTTGGAAAAGTATTTGATCGAAATTTTGAAAAATCACGATATCTTTTCGCGGTGTTGCATAATATTAAAATAGGACTTACGCGGTGATGAAATAGCATAAGGAAAAGGGATTTTCTGTCCTTGGTTACTCCAAGCGAGACCATCTACAGAAAAATTTCAAACAATGAAATTCATCATCGCGTAACTCCTATTAAAAAAATTTATTTCCGTGATGTTTTTCCGTGATGTTTTTCCGTGTGTTCCGTGGGCGGAGCAAAAAAAGAAAAATAAATCAGAGGTATTCCAAATTCTGCATGTACGGACGAAGGACTTTGGGGATCTCGACTCTGCCGTCTTCGGTCTGATAGTTTTCCAGAATGCAGCGAAGGGCACGCGATGTTGCAATAGCGGTTGAGTTCAGGGTATGCAGATACTGTTTGGACTCAAAGTCATGCGCATCGCGGACACGGATGTTTAAGCGGCATGCCTGGTATGCGGTGCAGTTCGAGCAGGAAACAACTTCGCGGTACTCGTTATCGCGCGGCATCCATGCCTCGATGTCGTACTTCTTTGCGGCAACAATACCGATATCTCCGGTACAGATGTTGACGACATGATACGGAAGTTCGAGTTTGGTGAACAGTTCTTCGGAGTTTGCGAGAAGTTCTTCCTGCATTTCCCAGGATTTTTCCGGCATGCAGTAGATGAACTGTTCGACTTTGGTGAACTGGTGGACACGGAAAAGTCCGCGTGAGTCAAGACCGTGCGCTCCGATTTCGCGGCGGAAACACGGAGAGATGCCGACCATTTTTAAGGGCAGGTCTTTTTCCTCGAAGATCTCGTCCTGATACATGGCTGCCATCGGGTGTTCGGCGGTTGCGATCAGATACTCGTCGTCGCCGTCGATTTTGTACATCACTTTTTCAAAGTCTGCGAGATCGGTTACGTCTTCGTAGGATTTGCGGTTGAGCATGTACGGTGGGATAATCGGGGTGTAGCCTTTGGCGATGAGGGTGTCAAGGGCAAACCGCTGGAGGGCAAGGTCGAGCATGGCGAGGTTGCCTTTGAGGAAGTAGAAGCCTGCGCCAGAGGTTTTGGTGGCGCGTTCAAAGTCAGCCCAGTTGTTGCGGACGGCAAGCTCTCCATGGTTGACGAGTTCGAACTCGAACTTTTTTGGGGTGCCAACTGTTCGAATCACGACGTTTTCTGTGTCGTCTTTGCCGTACGGGACTGATTCGTGCAGAATGTTCGGCAGCCGCATCAGGTAGTAGCGAACCTGTTCGGTTGCTTTTTCCATGATGTCGTCGTTGTCTTTGATTCTCTGCGGCAGTGCTTTTGCTTCGGCAAACAGCGGGGCCGGATCCTCTCCGGACTTTTTGGCTGCGTTGATCTCTTTGGCGATCGTGTTTCTGCGTGCCCGGAGTTCGTTATTTTTTACGGTGAGTTCGCGGAACAGTTTGTCCTGTTCGAGAACGGTATCGACCCATGCAAGTTTCTCGGTGTCGTGGCGTTTTTCCAAGTCCGCACGAACAACCTCCGGATGCGCCCGGACAAATTTGATATCCAGCATACTTGGCATCATTATATGCGGTTGAAGATGAAGAGGATTTGTATATTTATTCATGAGCCGCCCACGGCAAATCGGAACACACTGAACTCCACGGAAATAAAAATGTCACGGAGCAGACGTGAACAACACGGAATTTGAAAATAGTTATGTTGCAAAAGTATTTGATCGAAATTTTGAAAAATCACGATATCTTTTCGCGGTGTTGCATAATATTAAATTTTTTTTATTTCCGTGTGTTCTGATTTTCCGTGGGCGGAGCAGAAGTTTTCGCGAACAAAGCAACACAAAAAAAGAAAAAAATATTTTCAAAAATTTCTGATCGTCACTGTTTCTTGTACTCAGGGTACCGCATCAGAACCGCGGTATCAATCTGTTTTGGATTTTCCTTCAAGAGATCCTTACCACGCTCGGTAA
The genomic region above belongs to Methanorbis furvi and contains:
- a CDS encoding Holliday junction resolvase; amino-acid sequence: MANDFERTVVNCVNRYFTEHRMKGFAYRLKQARFNAQYVDIIVDSLDPAHYLAIECKSLKGKRLSFSSNFHKDKDGVHQIDNISGFLKYTGRKGFLAVEFRGVGQKNEAYLMPWETVCAFYDMQASIPIEEFRKCIPLERTSYGYHLECFSVP
- a CDS encoding YwbE family protein, whose translation is MLDGRVRKNIRPGTAVAVVLKADQPTGALTWGRVAEILTNSSTHPHGIKVRLTNGQVGRVQQIYDDE
- a CDS encoding protease inhibitor I42 family protein; this translates as MLVVVAACVLAAGCIGTDSGSATPTPTPTPSSEQVTTVMVDKFGTVIPANDKIQFILPSNPTTGYGWIAADVSGLVINQTYEATPVEEGIAGSGGNDIFTITADKAGTYQFVAEYKRSWENETPLETFTQDLIFVDPTTTPSDVPLLSVAFTGKVNPAASEVVKVVTEGNPTTGYEWTITNDTQLKVLNSTFVSSAIPGSTMVGVGGFYEWYVTAEKAGTYEFAAEYKRSWEDEPIGKFFFDITFV
- a CDS encoding bifunctional cobalt-precorrin-7 (C(5))-methyltransferase/cobalt-precorrin-6B (C(15))-methyltransferase; translation: MELPGGPTQPEVMAVSLAKLGVRPGDTVADIGCGTGTVTKELANLAGPSGHVYAVDRRALAIACTKETCEGMATVETVEGEAMEFLSSSRKKIDCAFCGGSRDIAEIITRLDADGCRSIVVNAVLIETAVEAMHTMQSLGIFQEAVHLQISRSYELVERIMFKPINPIYIIHGGREC
- a CDS encoding cobalt-factor II C(20)-methyltransferase → MLTAVGLGPGDADLLTLKAVKILQEADTVFVPGGIACELVRPYAKNIVTLEFPMTRDESVITECMCRNAEKIASTAKTGKAVFGLIGDPNYYSTFSRLAEMVKESYPGLEVETVPGISSITAVASHAKIPVNGAFLVTDGPTAPATKILMKVTKPKEVAGLLEAEGYNDFIVVERMYMEGERVHRGTLPEKTNYFSIMIARKV
- the cobM gene encoding precorrin-4 C(11)-methyltransferase; protein product: MKYYIVGAGCGDPGLITVKGMELLKQADVLIYAGSLVNPELVAQSPASLKLDSWGMKLEEITSVIAENVRAGKFVVRLHSGDPAIYGSIVEQIAPLEEEGIHAEIIPGVSSMFGAAAALQTEYTLRGVSESVIVTRSAGQTLDADQLAELSAHGTTMVIFLSTGHIDSVMQKLKRPADTPVAVVYHASWPDQKIVRGTIATIAEKVHEEGIERSALIIVGDVVKGIKAAYTNSHLYG
- the cbiG gene encoding cobalt-precorrin 5A hydrolase, with the translated sequence MTTAVVVLDRFFSSGEKIAKHLEAELVPYRENVFAELYTSVDVIVAVMSAGIAVRGCASLLTDKWHDPAVVVVTPDLKYAIPVLGGHHGGNLCAKRLAEIGIEPVISTATETLGRPSVEETARLEGLAVVNRSSTREVNGAILDGEVPIVRVNPPHIVIANPGVSVLVNNSPYVIGIGCRLGTTAEEILAAIDSACKTAGIPLADVKIFATTVKKFHEAGLHEAVRSLSGNLIFLDDETVNAQVPQTPSRAEMLGLAGVAEPCALALAKSGTLILNKTVYGRVTIAIGQ
- the cobJ gene encoding precorrin-3B C(17)-methyltransferase — encoded protein: MGTLWIVSSGPGSLQQLTPAAIKAIATADVIIGNAFYLEMLEPLIRNKQVIRSSMGKEVDRAKEAARLAADHNVAMITGGDAGVYGMASIVLEVVEHEFPNTDVEVIPGVTAATAAASRLGSPLSGDYVTLSLSDLLTPWEMIEKRLNLAFQMGVPVALYNPKSRGRPLNLGKAINIAMQYRSPETPVGVVKNVFRDGEEAFCVTLASLGENDELVDMHSILIIGGEETRFWEDNGDVKGIITPRGYHRKYVY
- a CDS encoding precorrin-8X methylmutase, with product MSKELLHPAVTTESTYTDIGADTPEGFSISSRSRSLAREMVGNATPEDRIRQRCSIAVGDWAMADLLRFDNDPVSAGLAAIKSGAPIFTDIRMVLTGIQKRGHSCSVECALDYGADISERLGITRSSAGFVALKDRLAGSVVVIGNAPSALLTVCSFVDEGICPALIVGTPVGFVNAAESKEILRTKNVPSVSNVGTRGGTPIAVASLNEIITMFAEQQK
- a CDS encoding cobalt-precorrin-5B (C(1))-methyltransferase, which translates into the protein MIDPVSGFPYPEAWVAKCDEPAALKLAESGFGVLTANGTVLRRGFTTGTTAAAAAFAAVASLRGESITEAEITLPCGVTANVPTKGRNGCGEARKFAGDYPDDITAGILICAEAKPADATTLIAGEGIGRFSRSTPRYAEGEPAISPQARDEILSAIESGCRAAGIAAAEVLLTIPDGRRIGALTLNPKVGVLDGISVVGTTGFVEPWDDHLTETLAERISAAERVVITTGRTGLRFSRLLFPEYEVVLAGSKISEALAAAEGCQNAVICGLPGLILRFFDSKTATSRGFATVEELMASSAGSVALSAEVADAKVRYPHLRIVIIDRAGTVLIDSEEES
- a CDS encoding cobalt-precorrin-7 (C(5))-methyltransferase; translated protein: MIIVGVGAGTGMLTEEGIAKIRAAKLIYGSDRAIELAKPYTAADTEVIEITDYKALRTLPEGAVILSTGDPLMAGLGYLPGEVIPGISSMQVAFARLKASWTNVAVVNAHGKSHASAISRAVADAAAGHSVFVIADPDFSVAELAKALTAVSADMRIAVCEDLGYSYERVAEGTAAQPPEVRSKLFCVVIGY